GAGACTGTGTATTTTGATTGCTATTCAATATATGTTTGTCTATTTTACATTAGAAGTTTGTGGTCCCCATTTATATCTTTCCCACTTCAGCATTCAGGTTAGTCTGTGTTGTAAAGTTCCCACAGCATTCACATGCCTTGCCCTACGGGTACAGACAGCAAACAACTTTATTCAAGCATTTTTGTTGTCTTCAAGCCACCTTGAAGACTTAAATGGTGGGAAAGTGGGGGAATCTGTTGAATATATAAAGATATTAACAGTTGTTTGCACTGCCACCTACTGGTATCTCACAGAAGGGAAACCACCCTCCGCCCAGTCTGAAGCAAGCAGTCTGACACAAGGAAGACTGTCGGTTCCTGATACAAGATTCTCAGCCTGCCATGTCTGTTGAATGAGTGTATGTGAGTAAGTACACTTGGCAAGAGGTAGAAAAATATTTTACTAAGAGACATCAGCATCTAATTTTTAGACAATTATTTCCAGTGCTGATATAAATCCTTTCCATGTTACAATTTTAGTCATGGGAATGTTCCGTCTGGGGTGAAAGTCAGTGTGGGAAGGAGTTTCAATGGCCAAGTTAAGTCAAGCGTATAATGCTTCAAAACAGAATAGCAGAAATTAGTCTCAACTTCTATAACGGAGTTCTAAAAGAAAATATCTTCAAAATACCAAGACTTGTTGAAACAACAAATaggaacacatgaagctgtcttataccaagtcagaccactgtccatccagctcagtactgaccACACTGATAGGTAACAgatctccaaggcttcaggcaagagtctctctcaaccctacctggataTCAGGGattgagccttctgcatgcaacccctgctaacttggcaaagaggcaccttttaaggtattcattctctttatttagcgggggagagtaactggccctatccacccccagcacagtacctcctgtgactgttgctggtgtctatcttatgtttccttttagtttgtgagccctttggggacagggatccatcttatttatttattatttctttgtgtaaaccgccccgagccatttttagaagggcggtatagaaatcgaataagaaagaaagaaagaaagacaaggtaGCACTATTGTGTCAGTGCAGGATCACACACAATGATATTTTGCTCATGCTGCAGGAACATCGCTCCAGAGTTGCATGGGCACCAGCACagttgatttggatctgaattccAATCTACTAAATGTTGTGGCATCTACAAGGACAGGATCCATGGTAATTTTATGTTAATGAGCCACTCCAGCTAAGGAGAAAGAAAGTAGCACCTCCGTGTAATTTGCACAATTACAAAATCCTGAAAATCCTGGACTTTGCAAGGAAAAACAAGGATTGATAAGGAAAGAGGGCACAGCCAAAACAGAAAGACCAAGACACATGTAAAAGAAAGAAGAGTTGGATGGGCAGCACAGAGAGGTGGAGTCAGAGAAAGTAGAGCTGAGCAGAAGTCTAGAGTACTGCCATGCTACATGGCAGAAGTAATATTCCAGTATTAAAACACTTCCCAGATGACATTTTGTGACACATATTAAGACAATAAATATGCTGTACCTTGCTTAGATTCTGTTGGTTCCGCTGCATTTTCACCACTCATTAAAACAACAAAGCATGCATCTGCTTGGACTGTAGCTTGCCATGTTGACATGGCAACAGGAGGTTCTTGACATGGGAAAAGGGCCCTGTTGTTTATTGGAGACCCTACTGTGTAAACACATGGCCTATaaggaagaggggggaaaaagATATGAGTGAAACAATGTGTACTGTACAGCTAATTGCAGGAAATACTGAGTTCTCCACAGAAACAGAAATTTAGACTATCAATACCTTCAGTGCATCTGGTCTCAATAAAGTTTGACAAGAAAGAACCAAAGTATTGGATATTTTCTTTCATCTTCTTTACATGCAATACATCTTCTTCTATTTGTTTCGCAGCCAGGAGGCAAGGCAGAAAATAGCAGCATATACTTCTACCATCCTTTGCATTTATACGATGCTATgcccagtggcatagcaaggtgtGGAGGACCCATGTCCCATAATTTagtgatctttactatttttcaagcggggccCACTCTGAAGGAAAAAAGCTTTTAACATGACAGCCCCTTCTCACTGTGCTGATCTCCAcacagtagatagatagataaactttattacgatcgtagatcagactgtgcaacaaaaaacattacataagactagagtgtataatacaaacaatgtagcaaaacctagccacattgaaaatactccacacagtactgcacttttctcagtgatgGGAATGCCCTTAACAGAGATGGCTTTTAAGAGCTCTTTTGGGAAAGTGCTGAGAAGAGCTACACTTGACAACAATCTGTGTATGCCTTCTAAAATGGTACAgggactcaagagggctctgATTTCCTTAACGGAGCCCCAGTTAAAGAATCTCATGGCAGCACTGCACACTGAAAATGGTAGTTTCCGTATGATGCAGGGGAACTGTGCAAAATATTCAGCCTCAGTCAAAGCTTCAcaaaggcccaataaacaattagacaGAGGGTCCCATCAGATCTGCCACTAGTCCCTGGGTTGCTCTTGCCTCCACCGCCACCACCAGCCAGCTGCCCACCCACATACCTACCTACCTCCACCTGCTACCACTATTTTCCAGCTGACACAcatgagggcagggcagggggagccaTCCATCCATGTGTGTCAGGGCTGGTAAAGCTGACAAGGGCTAATGTCAACGCCTTGTGACAAATGCTGTGTATTGACATCATTGGCCTTTGTCGGCTTTGCCAGCTGTGACAAAAGCGGGACAATGGCTCCCCCAGTCCTGGCTCCATACATGTGagaaatggcggtggcagcagcaggaggaggggtgaCAGGTGAACCCCTACATGAAAGGGGTTAATTATATATTAGAGTAAGAATGGGAAATCAACAGAAGATTTTATGTATGTGTGCAATATGAAATTTTATCTCTGGAAATACAGGAAGTCTACTTAAATTTCTGGACACTAGCCTTgtgcactgaaaacaaaatattaaatgaAATATTTTGGAAGCTACAGAACCTGGTGGCCTTTTATTTCTATCTTCTCAAGAATTTTACTGCACTGTCCCCAGCAGGCCTCATTCTTTTATCATGATGTTTACTGAATTGAGAGGACAGACCACCTGTTACCTGACCACCTGTTACCTGACACATACCGTCATCCTCCCACATACTGAGACTTTAATGTTAGAGCTAAAAATATTCATAAGGATGTTGGAGAAGATTTAACAGGATAGAATTGACTACTACACTTCTCTTTTCTACATCCTTCTCAAAAACTACTGAGGAAAACATACAGACTCTTCACCAATCATGCTGCATTAGATAGTGATCCTATTGTTATGCAAAGAGGCCCCTCTTCTACAAAACGGCTGCACTCAGGTCACAGTCAAGCcaaaaatacataagatggccAAACTAGTGCTAAATGAGAGCTGTAATGCTTAAGACTTGAAATGAAGTGACTGTGCTGTGCCCTGGCATTGCTTAACTTTAAACCTGTTTCTTGTTAAATTGCAGTTGATTACTTAAGATTTGGTGAACGTGTATCAAACCATGGAGAGGAAACCATCTGTGTGATGGGTGAGCGTGGAAATAAtctctctgccatgagatgtggtgacagccactgcCACAtctctctgccacgagatgtggtgacagccaacaacctggatggctttaagaagggtttggacaacttcatggtggagaagtctatcatcagctactagttggagggctacaggccacctccagcctcaaaggcaggatgcctctgagtaccagttgtgggggagtaacagcaggagagaggacatgccttcaattcctgcctgtggcttccagcggcatctggtgagccactgtgcgaaacaggatgctggacttgatgggccttgggcctgatccagcagggctgttcttatgttcttaattattcAGTTGGTCAGGGGCAGTGTTgattcaggaaggccccactctgaatgcacgtgcgcacacagtaccttgatattgctgcccagaacaaaactcattctgcacacagatgaaaaaaattagagagaacattggccAGGAGTGTTGAAGAAAGTCCAAAGTGCTGGGTATAACAGGAGAATGTTATGCGCAGAGGTCAAGCTCCTGGcgcaggtcatccactagagtgaccaaggcagtttcagtgccatatccagggtggaagccagattgagaagggtctagataatccatatcatccaagactctCTGCAGCTGGAACGCCACCACACagtctatcaccttgcccaaggttaggttagaaactggtctatagttgtctaggttggaagaatcaagggagggctttttaaataatggtcttaccattgcctccttgaggcatggtggtagcacaccctcccttaatgaggcatttattatagcctccagccatctgcctgtaccctccctggcagattttattagccatgaagggcaaaggtcaagagcgCAAGATGTTGCCCACACATGGCCcagaatcttgtccacatcctcaagctgtgttaactgaaaagaatccaacacaataggaccagatagTACCCAAGGCACGTCTGGCAGAACTGTTAAAAtcttggagtccagatcagcatggatgtgagcgattttatctgcaaaatgacatgcaaactgatcacaatgggctgtagatgataCCTCCCCCATTACCTcaggggatgtgtggagcaatgtctttgctacacggaACAGCTCtgttggtctgcactgagcagatgcaatggaggtgaaGAAAAAGGCGTTTCTTCACcgccttcaccaccaccacagagtagCCCCCCAAACAGGCTCTAGCCTATGTTCAATCAGATTCGTCACGACTTTCTCCAGTGCCATTCCAGCCATctcccaagttgtttcattgccctaagctctgagaaaaaccaaggagcagaactcCTCTTGTCTTCTGGGGCCCCCAGGTCTGCTCCCCCTCAAGGCTACTTACGCCAAGAGGCTTGTGCCCCTGGCGCAGCCTGGTCTGTTACAGCCAGTAAGGATCACCTGGAAGGGTAGTGCAAAGGCATACAAACAGTCAGGCCCCGCCCAAGGATGACTTTTCCTCCCTTCCACTTGAACTCTTTACCTCTTTACCTTGATCATTATCACTTGTCATAGCTACCTGAATAGAAGTCCCCTTTCTGGAGAAATTTATATCTGTCCTGACTCTCCACACTAACATATGTTGGTATTCGGAGCCACACAGAAGGATGCAATAATTAACAGTAATTAACATTTACTCACAGTAAATTaattaacattaattaattaattaacataaaTTAATTAACATTAATTTACTCACAGTAAATTAATTAACAGTAATTAACATTTATTCACAGTAATTAACATTACAAAAATAtggttcttcctctctttcttctcaGGAGAAAGCCAGTCCATATCCTACTAATCTTTTACTTTTATACTGTAACAATCTCTGGTCTTCCATTGTCTCATTGTAGCCCCCTTATCTCTATCCTGCACTCTGCTACAAAAACAATTTACCTTTCTCATCATTCCAACCATTTGATGCCCCTGTTTAAACCCCTCCATTAGCTTCCTGCCTAGTCTGAGATCCTGCACAAGCTTCCCATTGCACTtgtccctgcccccaccatcTATAACCTTGCTTTCATGACCTTCCTCCCCTTTTGTCCAAACATATCCTTCCCTGTAACCTTCTCTCATCCAACTCCACCACCCTCAGCATCCAAAGCTATCCTGCTTCCTCAAACAACTccatcctttctcccttgctACCCCTCCCCTTATACCTAGAATTGCCTCCTAGAGTGCCTCCATgatgacacctctcttatttcttttaaatgcttcctcaaaacccaccttttctgaCAAGATTATGGTTCAACTCACTAGTCCCTTTACTCTGTTGTAACTAAGTCTAAGTATGATTGCACATTCTTCCCCAgtttatctctgcctctccttccctcccctttctctgatATGTCCCTTGCAgagttccctctgacagggattcccacaatccccaagcaaaagacattgcagctggggattctgggagttgtagtcaacaacatctgggaatccctgttaaagggaacactggtccccttGTGTACATTTTTGATTGTGGACCCCTTGAGTCAGGGACCAGTCTTCTAATTATTTGCAAAGCATCATGCACATAGCTGGCATGgtgttaataaataaatcacacaaaCAAATATACACAATCTCTTATCAGCCATGGCAATTCACAGCTGGCAAGGGTGACAGTAGCACTGGGGCAGGAAACACCATTTCTGTGGTGGGCGTGTTGTCTCTAGTCCAGCAGCAGAAGTGTGAGATGGAATAAAGTCATGCTGCCATATTCTTACAGTGGCTGAGCTGCTGGACGTTTGGCCAGAGACAAAGCTTTCAAATCCCGCAGGCACTGAAGGAGCCATAAAAAAGGCCATGGAAAGTTACAGTGTGCAAACCTGGTGATGAAACCTATCAAGATACCTTGCAAGATACACCTCAGGCTATCTAGGCTAAAGATGAATATGAGAGAAGTGGAGCCAAAGATACACACAAGGCAGGAGGGTGGGATAATGCACTGAACAGCACTGTCTGGAAGACAGGAGGTGTCTGTATCTGGAGAAAAATTTCACAAGAAAGGAAAACATCTCTTGTCATTTCTGAAATACCTCTGGCAGTCTCATATGCATAAGGGAAGCATCAAAACAAGTAAGCATGTCTAGGCAGAGGACTAAATCGCTTGTTCTACTTAGAAGTCTATGGCAACTTCAGTGAGGCAAGGTATGTGGGGACAGTGCAGTTCAAAGGAGGAAACAGGTGGCTCCTAGAATAAAGTTTCTCAGAGACTAAAGTAACTACTAAAACATGCTAATTTACAGCTCTATAGAGTTGTTATacacttagggccaaactagacaaggCAGTGAGAGAGTCATAATTGTAACTACTgtagaattttaaaaagagtGAATGCAGCTGCAGAGGAGGCCAATTCAGATTGGGGCTAGGGAAAGGGGGCCTGCCCCCTTGTGGTGCTTTACCAATCTAAATCTCTTGTCCCTATCTGCTgcatacacacaaaaacaaagGTACCTTATAAGAATGTCTGAGTTTTGGCCTGTGGAGCAAACAGCAGCTCAGGGGAGAGGGACTTCAGAATGGGAAAATGGAATGGGGTAAAAGGATTAAACCCAGTGCTGCAGCCTCTATCTGGGCTGGGGGCTCCACGTTCACCATTGACATATAAATACAAAATCATAAGAAATCCCATCACAGATCTTCCACCATTCTGCCTAGTTGTACCCCAGGAAGAGTTTGTTTCCCCACCTCCCTATATAGTGCACTAAATatttagagccagtgtggtgtagtggttagagtgctagactaggtccggggagacccgagttcaaatccccattcagccatgaaactagctgggtgactctgggccagtcacttctctctcagcctaacctacttcacagggttgttgtgaaagagaaactcaagtatgtagtacaccgctctgggctccttggaggaagagcgggatataaatgtaaaataataaagtaataataaaataataatattttatagtCCAGCTGTCCAGTGCTGAAAAGAATACACAAGTGAATTCATTACCAACCAGGTAACTTGCAATCTATATTCAATGGACAAGACAACAATGGGAACAAGATCTGGAGCTGATAGATTCATAACTGGGATGAAACTGGGGTAAGCCAGAGGAATAGATAAGATGCATAGCTTAGGAAATAGTTGTATTACATGTCTATTACAACCTGATTCCTTTCTTAAATATTTCAGGCTTTAATCGCTATATGTTTTTAGTATGACTATATGCATTAGCATATATATGACAATTACCTCTTTGCTTGTGACTTCTGCTAACCTATCTTCAAATATTAACTGAAACATTAAACAAATAGCACAAAAAACCTCTAATTAAAAAGAGCAACCATATCCAGAACATTTTAACTTTGTCATCAAAACACCACACAGacaacaaaattaataaaattaggCTATTAACCCTAGAGAgtgagaaaaaatatatatagtaaGGTGAAAATGTTATAGAGTATGTTTTCTTCTCATGTCTGATATCCAGAGTAAACTACAATAACCTGTCTCCTGCCTTGAATATTCACACTTAAGAAATGTTCACTGGATCCAGACTTAAATTAATGTAATCCTGCTAGCCATGTGAGCTCTGAACTTTGCCTGCTTTGCTACCAATCCTTCTAAATTCAAAATGAGTATCTTTGACAGTTCAGCTCTGCCCCATCTGGCACATAACATGAACAGGGATATACAGAACAGCTAAAACTGTTGCATACCTGTTGGTCTGGTCTGTAGTCCAGCTAAGGGATTTTCCTTCTGGCTTTGTTTTGAACCATATCCTTATGGCATGAGGGAAGTCTCTTGGCAGCTGGACTCCTGCTTTCCTGATCTCCAAGCTCCAAGTGCCAGTAACAAACAGCAGATCCCCACAAGCAGGTGCCTGACTGCAACGCCTGTAATAGTGGAGTTGCTCCCTCCAATGATCTGAAGATAATGTCACAAGTTCATGCACAATTTTATTCCTAAGATCCCCTGGATCCTCAGAAGCACTTATTAACTTGGCAGAGCTTGTAAATTTCTCAATGCCCGGAACAACAGCTACATCTACCTCTTCGACCTTTAATATAGATAAATCACAGCAGTCCAGGACTAGCAAAAAATCTTCACTCCCATGAATCTCAATGTCACAGCAGTTCTTTGAACTAGAAATCCCAGAAGCCTGTTCCCCGTTGCCATGGCTACCGTTTTTATCAGAAGTATCATTTTCACCTTTACCACAGACAGCAAAATCATTACATCCACTTTTAGTTGAGCAGGCGCTTGCATTTGGCACAGGAACGGAAGAGGCTTCAGGTGCCCAGACGTGGCAGGTTTCACCTGCCCAAGAATGACAGGCTCCTTCCACCAGCTTGCTGTCTTGTTTTCCGTATGTGCTGCCAGTTTCAAAGAACAGAACGATTGTGCCCCCAATAACTTGGCTTTTAAAGTCTACATCCAGGTCCAATACATAATGCCTTACCAGCATGTGGCTAGTATTGGCCATTAGGGGCAAATTATCTTTGGTAAGGTCTAGATCCATCTTTGTATGCCAATCTTCTATCCAATCACTTCCACCATTTggattttatgtttgtttttcaatCTTCTTGTTTGCTAAGTTTTACTGTTTTCATATATAGCTGTTCCATACAATAATGCATTTCCAATATAATGAGCTGTAGCATCATCACTTGTCTCTTACCCTACAGGAAAGAAGAAAGCCATCCAAAGTCATATGCCATTTTGAACATGGTCTATAAAAATGCTCAGATAACActaaagttatttttaaagaacaaatatTCAAATGTCAgatatttattttgttattgATACAATACATTTTGAAGCAAGCAAACCATAAAAGAATGAACTTTGGAGAGCAACTTAAAACCAAAATTCATATATAGAAACAATCAGGGAACAAAGCCGATGAAACAGATTTCTGTTTGAGGTTGCAAGTTGAAAGAAAGAAGCCTCTACAATATAGCAGCTCCAACATGATCTTATTGCTAGCAATCCTATTAAGCAGTTAAAATTAACACGTAaactttaaatataaatattattgctTATCTCATTTTCAAGAAGCAAAATGTATCATATCTAATTCCTCACTTCAGAATGGCAATGACTCTTCTGCAATGAATCTCAGTAACAAGTGTGACTGAGGGCTAAATGGTCTCACGTGTTTTATACCCCAAGAGCAATAATTTAATACACACAATGTAGCTCCAGGGATTAATGTACTTTTCACATTATGCCTGCACTCAAATCAGCACTTCTGGTACATTAAGAGAAAATAAGTCAATTTCAAAGTATTCTTGTGAGATTGCGCATGGAGATTGTTCAAATGTATAGCTAAATATTCCAAGTATAGCATTACATCTTAATAGCTGGAAACCCATTAACATTCTGAATTAGAGATTTCTCACAGAGAGGGCTTTTCATTCTAAAAGAAATATGCAAATACCTACATACCggagaaaaatacaaaatttcaCCAACATTTGCTATAACAAAAAGCAGTTTTTCATCAATATGTGAAGCAGGCCATTTATCTTATTCTTCATCCAGTACATTAAAAACTGCACACAATTACCAAGCTTACTGTTTCCAAGCTTACTGTTGGTGTACCGagcgccctgctgcccaactgagtcccttactgagctcatggacttggtcgcgggacttgtgttggagtctcacagacttttggtgctgggggacttcaatgttcatttcgggactaatttgtctggggcagctcaggaattcatagcagccatgacaactatgggcctatcctaagcggtctctggaccgacgcacattgcaggtcacacacttgatttggtcttttactctgatcagggtggtgttccgtgggtggggactcccgtgatttccccattgtcatggatggaccaccatctggttaaggttgggattacaaccacttcccatctCCACAGGGGCGAGAGGCCTATTAGAAcagtccacccaaagaggttattggatccagcaggattccaaaaaGTCTTGGAGAGATTTAATGTTGGTTCTGCCGGTgaccctgttgatgccctggttgagaattggaacaacttgctcaccagtagacacgattgctcctaagcgtcccctccgacccacttcaaaactggtcccttgatatacggaagagttacgggggctgaagcagcaaggtaggcgattggatcgcaagtggagaaagactcgactcaaatacggcagattatgacatagagcacatttaaagatctatgcagcaaagatacgtgcagcaaagaagcaattcttttctgcccgtattgcttctgcaagttcacatccggcggagttgtccagggttgtgagcgGGCTaatatctgccccccctcccttgaaccagaatttggaagcatcagtcacctgctgtgatgtgtttaatgaatttttcacagactAAATCTatcagattcgggccgacctagttggagactccacaattaatttgatgtctgaactggaggtgtccaacaactcctcttatgtggttcgactggattggtttcagtttgtgactcctgaggatgtgaacaagctgcttagaTAGGttaggcctaccacttgttctcttgacccttgtccaacatggcttgttctatctagcaaggaggctgttgtaggcagcctggtagaaatcataaatgcttctctgagggagggcaggatgcctccttgtcttaaggagacaattattagacctcttctaaagaagcctgcattagatccctcagggttgagcaattataggcctgtttccaaactcctgttgctgggcaaggtaattgagagggtggtagcctctcagctccagacggtcttgtaggaaacagattatctagacccatttcaaactggtttttgggcaggctgtggggtggagactgccttggtcagcctgatggatgatctccaattgggaattgacagaggaagtgtgactctgttggtccttttggatctctcggcggctttcaatactatcgaccatagtatccttctggaacgtctgagggggttggggtggaaggcactgttttacagtggttccgctcatacctctcggacaggttccagatggtgtcgattggagattgttgctcttcaaaatctgagcttaagtatggtgtccctcaaggctccacactctctccaatgctttttaacatctacatgaaactgctgggagagatcatcaggggatttggagctgggtgttatcagtatgctgatgacacccagatctacttctccgtgtcaacTTGTTCAGGAGAtgacatatcctccctaaatgcctgcctagaagcagtaatgggctggatgagggtgaataaactgaagctgaatccaaataagtcggaggtacttattgtgcggggtcagaactccagagacgattttgctctacctgttttggatggggttacaatttcccaaaaggaacaggtcctcagtctgggaatactcctggatccacacctctccttggttcctcaggttgaggcggtggccaggggtgctttctatcagtttcggctgatacgccagctgcgcccatttctcgagatcaatgacctcaaaacagtggtacatttgttg
Above is a window of Hemicordylus capensis ecotype Gifberg chromosome 2, rHemCap1.1.pri, whole genome shotgun sequence DNA encoding:
- the AOPEP gene encoding aminopeptidase O isoform X6: MDLDLTKDNLPLMANTSHMLVRHYVLDLDVDFKSQVIGGTIVLFFETGSTYGKQDSKLVEGACHSWAGETCHVWAPEASSVPVPNASACSTKSGCNDFAVCGKGENDTSDKNGSHGNGEQASGISSSKNCCDIEIHGSEDFLLVLDCCDLSILKVEEVDVAVVPGIEKFTSSAKLISASEDPGDLRNKIVHELVTLSSDHWREQLHYYRRCSQAPACGDLLFVTGTWSLEIRKAGVQLPRDFPHAIRIWFKTKPEGKSLSWTTDQTNRPCVYTVGSPINNRALFPCQEPPVAMSTWQATVQADACFVVLMSGENAAEPTESKQGGLNWFYYVTMPMPASTFTIAVGCWEEVKGETCTTDVQRSDGYVPQFSKADVRLFEQACGHLPYPCRFQDSAAAVEVVIPYRVFAPLCLWESCVEVLLQLVPQCLSAAYTLLGTHPFPRLDVLIVPANFSSLGMASPHIIFLSQSTLSGGNHLCGTRLCHEIAHAWFGLAIGARDWTEEWLSEGFATHLENAFWSAAQQLPAGEAKEQQDLKALLRWQRLKDELQNTEENLQILRPNKENTGKVSESGASVIKHGLNAEKIFMQVHYLKGYFLLRSLAEKVGEATYFAFLRKFVRAFHGQLILSQHACLVQTPLLYRY